A genome region from Mesorhizobium sp. B2-1-8 includes the following:
- a CDS encoding DHA2 family efflux MFS transporter permease subunit: MATATITAGAPPAMPAAPDTISTRRIIAFLAMVFGMFMAILDIQIVSASLSEIQAGLSASSDEIPWVQTAYLIAEVVMIPLSGFLSRMLSTRVLFTVAAAGFTAASALAATATNIDQMIVYRAVQGFIGGGMIPSVFAAAFTIFPPSRRAIVSPMIGLVATLAPTIGPTVGGYISHAFSWHWLFLVNVVPGILVATAAWSLIDFDKPNLKLFSKFDWWGLAGMAAFLGCMEYVLEEGPNNDWLQDQAVFICAIIMTIGAVIFFWRVFTAEEPIVDLKAFSNINFAFGSLFSFVIGIGLYGLTYLYPVFLGRIRGYDSMMIGEALFVSGLAMFFTAPISGFLSSKMDLRLMMMIGLFGFATGTWWMTHLTADWDFYELLIPQILRGCSMMLCMVPINNIALGTLPPDRLKNASGLFNLTRNLGGAVGLALINTVLIDRNAFHYARLSEHVQWGSAAAQTKLQNMTLNFEQTTGLDATSAAISKLSGMVHQQAALLSFMDVFYLLTVLFGTLGFFTMLIKKPAAPGGGGGGGH; this comes from the coding sequence ATGGCAACCGCAACCATCACCGCAGGAGCGCCGCCGGCGATGCCGGCCGCGCCCGACACCATTTCGACCCGGCGCATCATCGCTTTCCTGGCGATGGTGTTCGGCATGTTCATGGCGATCCTGGACATCCAGATCGTCTCGGCCTCGCTGTCCGAGATCCAGGCCGGCCTCAGCGCCAGCTCCGACGAGATTCCGTGGGTGCAGACGGCCTATCTGATCGCCGAGGTGGTCATGATCCCGCTGTCGGGCTTCCTCAGCCGGATGCTGTCGACGCGCGTGCTGTTCACCGTCGCGGCCGCTGGCTTCACCGCGGCCAGTGCCCTTGCCGCGACCGCCACCAACATCGACCAGATGATCGTCTACCGCGCCGTGCAGGGTTTCATCGGCGGCGGCATGATCCCGAGTGTCTTCGCGGCGGCCTTCACCATCTTCCCGCCGTCGCGCCGCGCCATCGTCTCGCCGATGATCGGCCTGGTGGCGACGCTGGCGCCGACGATCGGCCCGACCGTCGGCGGCTATATCAGCCACGCCTTTTCATGGCACTGGCTGTTCCTGGTCAATGTCGTGCCCGGCATCCTGGTGGCGACCGCGGCCTGGTCGCTGATCGATTTCGACAAGCCCAATCTCAAGCTGTTCTCGAAGTTCGACTGGTGGGGCCTCGCCGGCATGGCCGCCTTCCTCGGCTGCATGGAATATGTGCTCGAGGAAGGTCCGAACAATGACTGGCTGCAGGACCAGGCCGTGTTCATCTGCGCCATCATCATGACCATCGGCGCGGTGATCTTCTTCTGGCGTGTCTTCACAGCCGAGGAACCGATCGTCGACCTCAAGGCGTTCAGCAACATCAATTTCGCCTTCGGCTCGCTGTTTTCCTTCGTCATCGGCATCGGCCTCTATGGCCTGACCTATCTCTATCCGGTCTTCCTCGGACGCATCCGTGGCTACGATTCGATGATGATCGGCGAAGCGCTGTTCGTCAGCGGCCTGGCCATGTTCTTCACCGCGCCCATCTCCGGCTTCCTGTCGAGCAAGATGGATTTGCGGCTGATGATGATGATCGGCCTGTTCGGCTTCGCCACCGGCACCTGGTGGATGACGCATCTGACCGCCGACTGGGACTTTTACGAGCTGCTCATCCCGCAGATCCTGCGCGGCTGTTCGATGATGCTGTGCATGGTGCCGATCAACAACATCGCGCTCGGCACCTTGCCGCCGGACCGGTTGAAGAATGCGTCCGGACTGTTCAACCTCACCCGCAACCTTGGCGGCGCCGTCGGCCTTGCCCTCATCAACACCGTGCTGATCGACCGCAATGCCTTCCACTATGCCCGGCTCTCCGAGCATGTGCAGTGGGGCAGTGCCGCCGCGCAGACCAAGCTGCAGAACATGACGCTCAATTTCGAGCAAACCACCGGCCTGGACGCCACAAGTGCGGCGATCTCCAAGCTGTCGGGCATGGTCCACCAGCAGGCGGCGCTGCTGTCGTTCATGGATGTGTTCTACCTGCTGACCGTCCTGTTCGGGACGCTGGGGTTCTTCACCATGCTGATCAAGAAGCCGGCCGCGCCCGGTGGTGGCGGAGGCGGCGGGCACTGA
- a CDS encoding RidA family protein: protein MNLVTHRKMKGGRLMPWGKGTVVTGAKGYVFLAGNTGTTENYDPSSSKGGAVGDAATQWRSILANIKSDLEELGSSLEYLVKITQYVKGPFPDGGVLSSPNFRLDVMDEFFAEHCPKHCSYNNPPPSEVIGVAALAHPDLVVEIGAVAALPD, encoded by the coding sequence ATGAACCTTGTCACGCATAGGAAGATGAAGGGCGGCCGACTCATGCCTTGGGGGAAAGGCACTGTCGTGACCGGCGCCAAGGGATATGTCTTTCTTGCCGGCAATACAGGCACAACCGAGAATTATGACCCGTCGAGCAGCAAGGGTGGCGCCGTCGGCGACGCGGCGACGCAATGGCGCTCCATATTGGCGAACATCAAATCGGATCTGGAAGAACTCGGCAGTTCGCTCGAATATCTCGTCAAGATAACCCAGTATGTCAAAGGGCCGTTTCCAGACGGCGGCGTGCTGAGCTCGCCCAACTTCCGGCTGGACGTCATGGACGAGTTCTTCGCCGAGCACTGCCCGAAGCACTGCAGCTACAACAATCCGCCGCCATCGGAAGTGATCGGGGTTGCCGCGCTTGCGCATCCCGATCTCGTCGTCGAGATCGGGGCCGTCGCCGCTCTGCCGGACTGA
- the bchE gene encoding magnesium-protoporphyrin IX monomethyl ester anaerobic oxidative cyclase: MNIVLINPPHTAIGSRVPDDHLPPLGLLAIGGPLLDAGHEVRLVDAEFGPMPLASVVAEALKDCPDFVLIGHSGSTSAHPTALLIAAMIKAREPATIILYGGVFPTYHWRDILAETDVFDFIVRGEGEATVVALVEAVEMRQPPASVAGIAYRDDLDRPFATQAAMTIADLDAYRVGWELIDHRGYSYWGGKRAVVMQFSRGCPHLCNYCGQRGFWTRWRHRDPKKFAQEIAWLHREHGVELINLADENPTVSKKAWRAFLDAMIAENVPVLIVGSTRADDIVRDADMLHLYRKAGVIRWLLGMENTDEQTLALIRKGGSTSSDREAIRLLRKHGILSMATWVAGFEDEGFRDLWRGFRQLLAYDPDQIRALYVTPHRWTPFFRIARDRKVIQTDARLWDYKHQVLHMTRLKPWMLFFSVKLIELAVQSRPKALARILFHPDPEQRHSMRWYTKMGRRVWFREVWGFLVTDRRMTGGPTLAEFWGAPQDAEEESMVFQRPAKRPVTVPAAVQPAALEPHAFRVSPPH; encoded by the coding sequence ATGAACATCGTCCTGATCAATCCGCCGCACACCGCCATCGGCAGCCGCGTGCCCGACGATCATTTGCCGCCGCTCGGTCTTCTGGCGATCGGCGGCCCGCTGCTCGACGCCGGCCATGAGGTGCGGCTCGTCGATGCCGAATTCGGGCCGATGCCGCTTGCCTCGGTCGTCGCGGAAGCCCTGAAGGACTGCCCCGACTTCGTCCTGATCGGCCATTCCGGATCGACCTCGGCGCATCCGACCGCCCTGTTGATCGCCGCGATGATCAAGGCGCGCGAGCCGGCGACGATCATCCTCTACGGCGGCGTGTTCCCGACCTATCACTGGCGCGACATCCTCGCCGAAACCGACGTTTTCGACTTCATCGTGCGCGGCGAGGGCGAAGCGACCGTGGTGGCGCTGGTCGAGGCGGTGGAAATGCGCCAGCCGCCGGCAAGCGTTGCCGGCATCGCCTATCGCGATGACCTCGATCGTCCCTTCGCCACGCAAGCGGCGATGACCATCGCCGACCTCGACGCCTACCGCGTCGGCTGGGAGTTGATCGATCACCGCGGATACAGTTACTGGGGCGGCAAGCGCGCCGTGGTCATGCAGTTTTCGCGCGGCTGCCCGCATTTGTGCAATTATTGCGGTCAGCGCGGCTTCTGGACCCGCTGGCGGCATCGCGATCCCAAGAAATTCGCGCAGGAGATCGCCTGGCTGCACCGCGAGCACGGCGTCGAGCTGATCAACCTCGCCGACGAGAACCCGACCGTCTCGAAGAAGGCCTGGCGCGCTTTCCTGGATGCGATGATCGCCGAGAATGTGCCGGTGCTGATCGTCGGCTCGACACGCGCCGACGACATCGTGCGCGACGCCGATATGCTGCACCTCTACCGCAAGGCCGGCGTCATCCGCTGGCTGCTCGGCATGGAAAATACCGACGAGCAGACGCTCGCATTGATCCGCAAGGGCGGCAGCACCTCGTCCGACCGCGAGGCGATACGGCTGCTGCGAAAGCACGGCATCCTGTCGATGGCGACCTGGGTGGCCGGCTTCGAGGACGAAGGGTTTCGCGATCTCTGGCGCGGTTTCCGCCAGCTCCTCGCCTATGATCCCGACCAGATCCGGGCGCTCTATGTGACGCCGCATCGCTGGACGCCGTTTTTCCGCATCGCGCGCGACCGCAAGGTTATCCAAACGGACGCCCGCCTGTGGGACTACAAGCACCAGGTGCTGCACATGACCCGGCTGAAGCCGTGGATGCTGTTCTTCTCGGTCAAGCTAATCGAACTGGCGGTGCAGTCGCGGCCGAAGGCGCTGGCGCGCATCCTGTTCCACCCCGACCCCGAGCAGCGGCATTCGATGCGCTGGTACACCAAAATGGGCCGCCGCGTCTGGTTCCGCGAGGTCTGGGGATTCCTGGTGACCGACCGCCGGATGACAGGCGGCCCGACGCTCGCCGAATTCTGGGGCGCACCGCAGGACGCCGAGGAGGAATCGATGGTCTTTCAGCGTCCGGCGAAGAGACCTGTAACGGTGCCTGCCGCCGTGCAACCTGCCGCGCTCGAGCCGCACGCCTTTCGCGTCTCGCCACCGCACTGA
- a CDS encoding amidase: MSVERILWEEDATGLAGLMRRGELSAIELTEAAIARAEATRPEINATAEPLYEAARTRAKSIDRSLPLAGVPFAIKDLGIAVKGVPSHGGSRIPAWVPDFNSVMTERYLAAGLIPIVTSTSPEHGLRLMTESKAFGITRNPWNTGHTTGGSSGGSAALVAAGVVPVAHASDGGGSIRVPSACSGLVGLKTSRGRVPLSPLVSESWYGMVVDHAVTRSVRDCALLLDLTHGPDTLAPYAALPPKGTFAAAAARDPGKLRLAVYRKSPLGLPISTETLKALDIAVALAREGGHSVEDIELPFIGRDFFADFCTTVASAVAGSLRAEALRVGRSVTGDVERATRVLGRLGEMVSAGETYAGLQRLHAASRQLITETARYDAVLMPIIAHPPLACGAMDPKGADELVENLLDKLHLTSLLKIKPLFGQLMDKSLWFTHWPAMHNVSGQPSIALPVHVTDAGLPLGIQAAGRPGDEETLLSLAAQMEKISGWLTRRAPLMVPSQ; encoded by the coding sequence ATGTCGGTCGAACGAATCCTGTGGGAAGAAGACGCAACCGGTCTAGCCGGTCTGATGCGCAGGGGTGAACTGTCGGCGATCGAACTGACCGAGGCAGCGATCGCTCGGGCCGAGGCCACCCGCCCCGAAATCAACGCCACGGCAGAGCCGCTCTATGAGGCCGCACGGACCCGGGCAAAGAGCATCGACCGTTCGTTGCCGCTGGCCGGAGTGCCCTTTGCCATCAAGGATCTCGGCATCGCCGTCAAGGGCGTGCCCTCGCATGGCGGCAGCCGCATTCCGGCCTGGGTGCCCGATTTCAATTCGGTGATGACCGAGCGCTATCTCGCCGCCGGGCTGATCCCGATCGTCACCTCGACCTCGCCCGAGCATGGGTTGCGGCTGATGACCGAATCCAAGGCCTTCGGCATCACCCGCAATCCCTGGAACACCGGCCACACCACCGGTGGCTCGTCGGGCGGTTCGGCAGCGCTGGTCGCCGCCGGCGTCGTGCCGGTGGCGCATGCCTCGGATGGCGGCGGTTCGATCCGCGTGCCGTCGGCCTGCAGCGGACTTGTCGGCCTCAAGACCTCGCGCGGCCGCGTCCCGCTGTCGCCGCTGGTGAGCGAAAGCTGGTACGGCATGGTCGTCGATCATGCCGTCACCCGCTCGGTGCGCGACTGCGCGCTGCTGCTCGACCTCACCCATGGTCCCGATACGCTGGCGCCTTATGCCGCGCTGCCGCCGAAGGGCACGTTCGCCGCCGCTGCGGCGCGCGATCCCGGCAAGCTCAGGCTGGCGGTGTACCGCAAGTCGCCGCTTGGCCTGCCGATTTCGACCGAGACGCTGAAGGCGCTCGACATTGCCGTGGCGCTCGCCCGTGAAGGCGGCCATTCGGTCGAGGACATCGAGCTGCCCTTCATCGGCCGGGATTTCTTCGCCGATTTCTGCACGACGGTCGCGTCCGCCGTCGCCGGCTCGCTGCGGGCCGAAGCGCTGCGCGTCGGCCGTTCCGTGACGGGCGACGTCGAGCGAGCCACGCGGGTGCTCGGCCGGTTGGGCGAAATGGTCTCGGCCGGCGAGACCTATGCCGGCCTGCAGCGGCTGCACGCCGCCTCGCGGCAACTGATCACGGAGACCGCGCGCTATGATGCGGTGCTGATGCCGATCATCGCGCACCCGCCGCTTGCCTGCGGCGCCATGGATCCCAAAGGCGCCGATGAACTCGTCGAGAACCTGCTCGACAAGCTACACCTCACCTCCTTGCTCAAGATCAAACCACTGTTCGGCCAGTTGATGGACAAGAGCCTTTGGTTCACGCATTGGCCCGCGATGCACAATGTCAGCGGCCAGCCGTCGATCGCGCTCCCCGTCCATGTCACGGACGCAGGCCTGCCGCTCGGCATCCAGGCCGCCGGCCGCCCGGGCGACGAGGAAACGCTTCTGTCGCTCGCCGCGCAGATGGAGAAAATCTCGGGCTGGCTGACGCGGCGGGCGCCGCTGATGGTGCCGTCACAATGA
- a CDS encoding HlyD family secretion protein — translation MSSNTPATAEVRPFPNAKVAPATEAPDVHVQPAVAPPPEAEAPAKKKRSARSFLLPIIGLALLSGGAWYGYDYWTTGRFMISTDDAYVQADMAFVSPKISGYVDQVLVGENQQVKAGDPLLTIDAGDYKIAVAQAEAQIATLAKTLDRIDAQTKAAQASLQQAQAQKIADQAAAANAGRAQQRAAQLVKTHVGTQAQLDDAQTALDQANAALVGADAQIAAAQANIGVLEAQRAESASTLASLQLGRDKAARDLSFTVLKAPYDGVVGNRSVEQGDLVSPGQKLAVVVPMDKLYIVANFKETQLARLVPGEKVNISVDAIDGHPIQGTVSSLAPASGAVFSLLPPENATGNFTKVVQRVPVRIDVPADALKTGKLRAGLSVVVAVDSRTAPAATSN, via the coding sequence ATGTCCTCGAACACGCCCGCCACCGCCGAAGTCCGTCCTTTCCCCAACGCCAAGGTTGCCCCGGCGACGGAAGCGCCCGATGTGCATGTCCAGCCGGCCGTCGCGCCGCCACCTGAGGCCGAAGCTCCGGCCAAGAAGAAGCGCTCGGCGCGCTCCTTCCTGCTGCCGATCATCGGCCTTGCCCTTTTGAGCGGCGGCGCCTGGTACGGCTATGACTACTGGACCACGGGCCGCTTCATGATCTCGACTGATGACGCCTATGTCCAGGCCGACATGGCGTTCGTCTCGCCAAAAATTTCAGGCTATGTCGATCAGGTCCTGGTCGGCGAGAACCAGCAGGTCAAGGCCGGCGATCCCCTGCTGACGATCGATGCCGGCGACTACAAGATCGCCGTTGCCCAGGCCGAGGCGCAGATCGCCACGCTGGCCAAGACACTCGACCGCATCGACGCGCAGACCAAGGCCGCGCAGGCTTCGCTGCAGCAGGCACAGGCGCAGAAGATTGCCGACCAGGCCGCCGCCGCCAATGCCGGCCGTGCCCAGCAGCGCGCCGCGCAACTGGTCAAGACTCATGTCGGCACGCAGGCACAGCTGGACGACGCCCAGACCGCGCTCGACCAGGCCAATGCCGCGCTCGTCGGCGCCGACGCGCAGATTGCCGCCGCGCAGGCCAATATCGGCGTGCTCGAGGCGCAGCGCGCAGAATCCGCCAGCACGCTGGCATCGCTGCAGCTCGGCCGCGACAAGGCCGCGCGCGACCTCTCCTTCACCGTGCTCAAGGCGCCGTATGACGGCGTCGTCGGCAACCGTTCCGTCGAACAGGGCGATCTGGTCAGCCCCGGCCAGAAGCTCGCCGTGGTCGTGCCGATGGACAAGCTCTACATCGTCGCCAATTTCAAGGAGACGCAGCTTGCCCGGCTCGTGCCTGGCGAAAAGGTCAACATCTCGGTCGACGCCATCGACGGCCACCCCATCCAGGGGACGGTCTCCTCGCTGGCGCCGGCGTCGGGCGCGGTGTTCTCGCTGCTGCCGCCGGAAAACGCCACCGGCAACTTCACCAAGGTGGTGCAGCGCGTGCCGGTCCGCATCGACGTGCCGGCCGATGCGTTGAAGACCGGCAAGCTGCGCGCCGGCTTGAGCGTCGTAGTCGCCGTCGACAGCCGCACCGCGCCTGCCGCGACCAGTAACTAA
- the msrB gene encoding peptide-methionine (R)-S-oxide reductase MsrB — protein sequence MNRRDFLLSGAAAIGVVGAAAAMLRMGSPQAAQAAEKFEVTKTDDEWKAILSPAAFDVLRKEGTEYPGTSPLLNEHRKGIFACAGCDLPVYPSETKFDSGTGWPSFWQEIANGIGKTEDRSLGMTRTEVHCRRCGGHLGHVFDDGPAPTGLRHCINGVALTFKPTTA from the coding sequence ATGAACCGTCGCGACTTTCTTTTGAGTGGTGCCGCCGCTATCGGCGTCGTCGGGGCCGCGGCAGCGATGCTGCGCATGGGCAGCCCGCAGGCCGCGCAAGCCGCCGAGAAATTCGAGGTCACCAAGACAGACGACGAGTGGAAAGCCATCCTATCGCCGGCCGCCTTCGACGTGCTGCGCAAGGAGGGCACCGAGTATCCCGGCACCAGCCCGCTGCTCAACGAACACCGCAAGGGCATTTTCGCCTGCGCCGGCTGCGACCTGCCAGTCTATCCCTCTGAGACGAAATTCGATTCCGGCACCGGCTGGCCGAGCTTCTGGCAGGAGATCGCCAATGGCATCGGCAAGACCGAGGACCGCTCGCTGGGCATGACCCGCACCGAGGTGCATTGCCGCCGCTGCGGCGGCCATCTCGGCCACGTCTTCGACGACGGTCCGGCGCCGACCGGCCTGCGCCACTGCATCAACGGCGTGGCGCTGACCTTCAAGCCCACGACCGCCTGA
- a CDS encoding Lrp/AsnC family transcriptional regulator, translating into MPQFDDFEIRMLDVLQRDGRKPVSELAQEIGLSTTPCARRFDALQEAGIIKGFAAMISRRAIGLMVEVFIQVRLVSHSDGSPESFIAAVQRMDEVSSCWTMTGDHDFLLHVMVPSVDELNAFVMHRLMRLDGVRDVHTQLVLQNIKGPGHVPLAHLRR; encoded by the coding sequence ATGCCTCAATTCGACGATTTCGAGATCAGGATGCTCGATGTCCTGCAACGCGACGGACGCAAGCCTGTCTCCGAACTGGCGCAGGAGATCGGCCTCTCGACCACGCCCTGCGCGCGGCGCTTCGATGCACTGCAGGAAGCCGGCATCATCAAGGGCTTTGCCGCCATGATCAGCCGCCGCGCCATCGGCCTGATGGTCGAGGTGTTCATCCAGGTGCGCCTCGTCAGCCACAGCGACGGCTCGCCCGAAAGCTTCATCGCCGCCGTCCAGCGCATGGACGAGGTGTCGTCGTGCTGGACGATGACCGGCGACCACGATTTCCTGCTGCATGTCATGGTGCCATCTGTCGACGAGCTCAACGCCTTCGTCATGCATCGGCTGATGCGGCTCGACGGCGTGCGCGACGTCCACACGCAACTGGTGTTGCAGAACATCAAGGGCCCGGGCCACGTGCCGCTCGCGCATCTCAGGCGATGA
- a CDS encoding Lrp/AsnC family transcriptional regulator, producing the protein MELTDKDRQLLALMQKNAREPVASLARQLGVSRTALQERIQKLEAGGIIEGYTVRLTKEVAQNAVHCFTLAALNNKSYPDVSRKIKAMPSIQAVYAITGEWDLIIHLAAETLEKLNREVNAVNEINGVVKTASHVVMETKFNRTIYAL; encoded by the coding sequence GTGGAATTGACCGACAAGGATCGTCAGCTGCTCGCGCTGATGCAGAAGAATGCGCGTGAGCCGGTCGCGTCACTGGCACGTCAGCTCGGCGTATCGCGGACAGCGCTGCAGGAGCGGATCCAGAAGCTGGAGGCCGGCGGTATTATCGAAGGCTATACCGTGCGGCTGACCAAGGAGGTCGCCCAGAATGCCGTCCACTGTTTCACGCTCGCCGCCCTCAACAACAAGAGCTATCCGGACGTCTCCAGAAAGATCAAGGCGATGCCCTCGATCCAGGCGGTCTACGCCATTACCGGCGAGTGGGACCTGATCATCCACCTTGCCGCCGAGACGCTCGAGAAGCTGAACCGGGAGGTGAATGCGGTGAATGAAATCAACGGTGTCGTCAAAACCGCTTCCCATGTGGTGATGGAGACGAAGTTCAACCGGACCATCTACGCATTGTAG
- the phhA gene encoding phenylalanine 4-monooxygenase — MTTMSVAEYARDCAAQGLRGDYSVCRADFTVAQGYDYSAEEQAVWRTLCDRQTELTRKLAHHSYLDGVEKLGLLDRIPDFADVSAKLRKLTGWEIVAVPGLIPAAPFFDHLANRRFPVTNWLRTRQELDYIVEPDMFHDFFGHVPVLSQPVFADFMQMYGKKAGDIIALGGDEMITRLYWYTAEYGLMQEPGQPLKAFGAGLMSSFTELQFAVESKDAHHVPFDLETVMRTGYEIDKFQRAYFVLPSFDALRDAFQTADFEAIVARRKGEPALDPATV, encoded by the coding sequence ATGACGACGATGAGCGTTGCCGAATATGCCCGCGACTGCGCGGCGCAAGGGTTGCGCGGCGACTATTCGGTGTGTCGCGCCGATTTCACTGTGGCACAGGGCTATGATTACAGCGCCGAGGAGCAGGCGGTGTGGCGCACGCTGTGCGACCGCCAGACGGAGCTGACGCGCAAGCTCGCCCACCACTCCTATCTCGACGGCGTCGAGAAGCTCGGCCTTCTCGATCGCATCCCCGATTTCGCTGACGTCAGCGCCAAGCTGCGCAAGCTCACCGGCTGGGAAATCGTCGCCGTGCCCGGCCTCATTCCGGCCGCCCCCTTCTTCGATCACCTCGCCAACCGCCGCTTCCCGGTCACCAACTGGCTGCGGACAAGGCAGGAACTCGACTACATCGTCGAGCCGGACATGTTCCACGATTTCTTCGGCCATGTGCCGGTGCTGTCGCAGCCGGTGTTCGCCGACTTCATGCAGATGTATGGCAAGAAGGCCGGCGACATCATCGCACTCGGCGGCGACGAGATGATCACGCGGCTCTATTGGTACACGGCCGAATACGGCCTGATGCAGGAGCCCGGCCAGCCGCTGAAGGCGTTTGGCGCCGGACTGATGTCGTCCTTTACCGAATTGCAGTTCGCGGTCGAGAGCAAGGACGCCCACCATGTGCCTTTCGACCTCGAGACGGTGATGCGTACCGGTTACGAGATCGACAAATTCCAGCGCGCCTATTTCGTGCTGCCGTCTTTCGACGCCTTGCGCGATGCCTTCCAGACCGCGGATTTCGAGGCGATTGTCGCGCGCCGCAAGGGCGAGCCAGCGCTCGATCCGGCGACGGTCTAA
- a CDS encoding fasciclin domain-containing protein, with protein MRLLPTGFVRPTCALPRCRRQASQRQFPWQSKPAPDVEQSNGVIHVIDKVLLPKM; from the coding sequence TTGCGTCTTCTTCCCACAGGATTCGTTCGACCGACATGCGCACTCCCCCGTTGCCGCCGCCAAGCTAGCCAGCGGCAATTCCCTTGGCAATCGAAGCCTGCGCCCGATGTCGAACAGTCCAACGGCGTCATCCACGTCATCGACAAGGTTCTGCTCCCGAAGATGTGA
- a CDS encoding transporter substrate-binding domain-containing protein: protein MAGETLDRVTSKKAMVIATNAAWPPQSFLDDSNELAGFDIDVSREIGKRLGVDVSFETPDWATLTGGRWQGRYDLGVGSVTPTKARSKVIDFVGIYYYSPYVYVLHKDSGAKSVADLNGKIIGVETATTSEDFIRRKLEIDAPGLPPIEYKLEPGEIRTYADSMLPFDDLRLGDGVRLNAVIAPEQTAQNAIKNGYPVKILEGEYAFREPLVVIAEKKDPEWTAKVAGIIIGMKTDGTLAALTTKWYGKDYSAK, encoded by the coding sequence ATGGCCGGGGAAACCCTGGACCGCGTCACGTCGAAAAAGGCGATGGTCATCGCCACCAACGCGGCCTGGCCGCCACAGAGCTTTCTCGACGACAGCAACGAACTCGCCGGTTTCGACATCGATGTCTCGCGCGAAATCGGCAAGCGCCTTGGTGTCGATGTCTCGTTCGAAACGCCCGACTGGGCGACGCTGACCGGCGGACGCTGGCAGGGACGTTACGATCTGGGCGTCGGATCGGTGACGCCGACCAAGGCCCGTTCCAAGGTGATCGACTTTGTCGGCATCTATTATTACAGCCCCTATGTCTACGTCCTGCACAAGGACAGCGGCGCGAAGTCGGTCGCCGATCTCAACGGCAAGATCATCGGCGTCGAGACGGCCACCACCTCGGAGGATTTCATCCGCCGCAAGCTCGAAATCGACGCGCCCGGCCTGCCTCCCATCGAATACAAGCTGGAGCCGGGCGAGATCCGCACCTACGCGGATTCCATGCTTCCCTTCGATGACCTGCGGCTTGGCGACGGCGTGCGCCTGAATGCCGTGATCGCGCCGGAGCAGACGGCGCAGAACGCCATCAAGAACGGCTATCCCGTGAAGATCCTGGAAGGCGAGTACGCCTTCCGCGAGCCGCTCGTCGTCATCGCCGAAAAGAAGGATCCCGAGTGGACCGCAAAGGTCGCCGGCATCATCATCGGGATGAAGACGGACGGCACGCTCGCCGCGCTGACCACGAAGTGGTACGGCAAGGACTACAGCGCCAAGTAA
- the argB gene encoding acetylglutamate kinase: protein MTDITATAEMQAALLSRALPYMQRYENRTVVVKYGGHAMGDIELGKAFARDIALLKQSGVNPIVVHGGGPQIGAMLNKMGIESKFEGGLRVTDQKTVEIVEMVLAGSINKEIVALINAEGEWAIGLCGKDGNMVFAEKARKTMIDPDSNIERVLDLGFVGEPVEVDRTLLDLLARSEMIPVLAPVAPGRDGHTYNINADTFAGAIAGACKASRLLFLTDVPGVLDKDKKLIDELTVAEARALIKDGTVSGGMIPKVETCIEAIERGVEGVVILNGKTPHSVLLELFTEHGAGTLIVP from the coding sequence ATGACGGACATCACCGCCACCGCCGAAATGCAGGCTGCCCTCTTGTCGCGTGCGCTGCCCTACATGCAGCGCTACGAGAATAGAACCGTCGTGGTGAAATATGGCGGCCACGCCATGGGCGATATCGAGCTCGGCAAGGCCTTCGCACGCGACATCGCACTGTTGAAGCAATCCGGCGTCAACCCGATCGTCGTCCATGGCGGCGGCCCGCAGATCGGCGCCATGCTGAACAAGATGGGGATCGAATCCAAGTTCGAGGGCGGCTTGCGCGTCACCGACCAGAAGACCGTCGAGATCGTCGAGATGGTGCTGGCCGGGTCGATCAACAAGGAGATCGTTGCGCTGATCAATGCCGAGGGCGAATGGGCGATCGGCCTCTGCGGCAAAGACGGCAACATGGTGTTCGCCGAAAAGGCGCGCAAGACCATGATCGACCCCGACTCCAACATCGAGCGGGTGCTCGATCTCGGTTTCGTCGGCGAACCGGTCGAGGTCGACCGCACGTTGCTCGATCTTCTGGCGCGCTCCGAAATGATCCCGGTGCTGGCGCCGGTGGCGCCCGGCCGCGACGGTCACACTTACAACATCAACGCCGACACTTTCGCCGGCGCCATCGCCGGCGCCTGCAAGGCCTCGCGCCTTCTGTTCCTCACCGACGTGCCGGGCGTGCTCGACAAGGACAAGAAGCTGATCGACGAACTGACGGTCGCCGAGGCCAGGGCGCTGATCAAGGACGGCACGGTCTCGGGCGGCATGATCCCCAAGGTCGAGACCTGCATCGAGGCGATCGAGCGCGGCGTCGAAGGCGTCGTCATCCTCAACGGCAAGACGCCGCATTCAGTGCTGCTCGAACTTTTCACCGAACACGGCGCCGGCACACTGATCGTGCCCTGA